In the genome of Negativicoccus succinicivorans, one region contains:
- a CDS encoding DUF1858 domain-containing protein, which yields MTYALAVHFATKGEGCKAFLKTAEDAAKMYQASIILQPNGDVTLAGIAADEVAPLLIATGMSPYAEWPRDVVTCDIETPLPLRAVGMEDGWEIFLGDNVFVGFVSMPDDAVRILERAGAFYTNQEKFETLPHFVERIGLDAFRREVLGVEPLTDASALPPEYTSGGDFYNLAYDPAPPTDWDERPAARTLHHGDFVRPDDNLMQILTVYPEMGPLFMEYGMHCIGCVISYDESLWEACQVHGLDIFEIMGEMNEYLADKLGKELITGETPLQELFTMYPQTVSVLQEYGISLPDEMSTTLGALAAERSVSEADLLAQIHRKLRKEV from the coding sequence ATGACCTATGCGCTGGCGGTTCATTTCGCCACCAAAGGCGAAGGATGCAAGGCGTTTTTAAAAACGGCGGAAGACGCGGCGAAAATGTATCAGGCGAGCATCATTCTGCAGCCGAACGGCGATGTGACGCTGGCGGGTATCGCCGCCGATGAAGTCGCGCCACTGTTGATCGCGACGGGCATGTCGCCGTACGCGGAATGGCCGCGAGATGTCGTCACCTGCGATATCGAGACGCCGTTGCCGCTGCGCGCGGTCGGCATGGAAGACGGCTGGGAAATATTTCTCGGCGATAATGTCTTTGTCGGTTTCGTGAGCATGCCTGATGATGCCGTGCGGATTTTGGAACGCGCGGGCGCTTTCTACACGAATCAGGAAAAATTTGAAACGCTGCCGCATTTTGTGGAACGCATCGGGCTGGACGCGTTTCGTCGTGAAGTGCTCGGCGTCGAACCGCTGACGGACGCTTCGGCCTTGCCGCCGGAATACACGTCGGGGGGCGATTTTTACAATCTCGCGTATGATCCCGCACCACCGACCGACTGGGATGAACGCCCGGCGGCGCGGACGCTGCATCATGGCGATTTCGTGCGCCCGGATGACAATTTGATGCAAATTCTGACGGTGTATCCGGAAATGGGACCGCTGTTTATGGAATACGGCATGCATTGCATCGGTTGCGTCATTTCCTACGACGAAAGTTTGTGGGAAGCGTGCCAGGTGCACGGCCTCGATATTTTTGAAATCATGGGCGAAATGAATGAATACCTGGCCGATAAACTCGGTAAGGAACTGATCACGGGAGAGACGCCGCTGCAGGAATTATTCACCATGTATCCGCAGACGGTGAGCGTACTGCAGGAATACGGCATTTCGTTGCCCGATGAAATGTCCACGACCTTGGGCGCGCTCGCGGCGGAGCGCTCCGTCAGCGAAGCCGATCTTTTGGCGCAAATTCATCGTAAATTGCGCAAGGAGGTCTGA